A region from the Gemmatimonadota bacterium genome encodes:
- a CDS encoding ATP-binding protein — protein sequence MVDPATRFATLVVGAANRLAVTAARAVVDAPGAIYNPLFVHGGAGRGKTHLLQAVCEAVGAAHPGLAVEYLAMEEFLDDLRAASQTGRSDAIKGRFQRVQVLCLDDAQLLAGQADAQSEVLRIINSMQASGRQVVMAADRPPQDIPDLDARLLNRLSGGLVAEIGAPDAESRVEILRRIAQTRGFDLAAGVIEELARSAMSNVRELQGALNRLFAQQGAQGHPLTPQDVWSVLGEARIPARPDEFTTFLEDVTSSVAASVEAWRTHLAERIAVWSGLGYRTAILEQALALDEPPNVDELDTAFRVVTERLAALEREAIRLDPTYAGQPLFRDPDRLQEAEQCVAVAAARLAPPAGPDPKWRLQDFPRTAANRPALASAQLLVLHPARVGHLMLVIGPARSGKTHLVHGIGNALKVAASDGVIACVSADGLAREILTAVTEGTIDRWHARYRSVQAMLVEDVQQLDGRERVQQELATLADALRRDGRPVVLSCDREVAALGAVSPRLRAVLDSGARVFTAPASPAEAAGRFTPVPEGDEAAAPNIDVIPEPEMVAWAGRSETVGTDEGDPWWRDREKLVLRWPDLGECLLEELA from the coding sequence ATGGTTGATCCTGCCACCCGCTTCGCGACCCTGGTCGTCGGCGCCGCCAATCGCCTGGCGGTGACCGCGGCGCGTGCCGTGGTGGACGCACCGGGCGCGATCTACAATCCGTTGTTTGTCCACGGAGGGGCGGGGCGTGGCAAGACCCACCTGCTCCAGGCGGTGTGCGAGGCCGTCGGGGCTGCGCACCCAGGGCTCGCGGTGGAGTACCTGGCCATGGAGGAGTTCCTCGATGACCTCCGCGCCGCCAGTCAGACGGGGCGGTCAGACGCCATCAAGGGGCGATTCCAGCGTGTGCAGGTGCTCTGCCTGGACGACGCCCAACTCCTGGCCGGACAAGCCGACGCCCAGAGCGAGGTCCTCCGGATCATCAACAGCATGCAGGCCAGTGGACGTCAGGTGGTCATGGCCGCCGACCGTCCGCCGCAGGACATCCCGGATCTGGACGCCCGCCTGCTCAACCGGCTCTCCGGCGGGTTGGTCGCCGAGATCGGCGCACCGGACGCCGAGTCGCGCGTGGAGATCTTGCGACGCATCGCGCAAACCCGCGGATTCGACCTGGCTGCGGGGGTGATCGAGGAGCTGGCCCGGTCGGCCATGTCCAACGTGCGGGAATTGCAGGGGGCACTGAACCGCCTGTTCGCACAGCAGGGCGCCCAGGGGCATCCGCTCACTCCGCAGGACGTCTGGTCGGTGCTCGGCGAGGCGCGCATTCCCGCGCGGCCGGACGAGTTCACGACGTTCCTCGAGGACGTGACGTCGAGCGTGGCCGCCTCGGTCGAGGCGTGGCGCACCCATCTCGCCGAGCGCATTGCGGTGTGGTCGGGGCTCGGGTACCGCACCGCGATCCTGGAACAGGCACTCGCGCTGGACGAACCACCCAACGTCGACGAGTTGGACACTGCGTTCCGCGTGGTGACCGAGCGTCTCGCGGCGCTGGAACGTGAAGCCATACGCCTGGACCCGACGTACGCCGGTCAACCGCTCTTTCGCGATCCGGACCGTCTGCAGGAAGCCGAGCAGTGCGTCGCCGTGGCCGCTGCGCGCCTCGCGCCTCCCGCAGGCCCCGACCCCAAGTGGCGACTGCAGGACTTTCCGCGGACCGCAGCCAACCGGCCCGCGCTGGCGTCGGCCCAGCTCCTGGTGCTGCATCCGGCGCGGGTGGGGCACCTGATGCTCGTCATCGGTCCCGCGCGCTCCGGGAAGACGCACCTCGTGCACGGGATCGGGAACGCCCTCAAGGTCGCCGCGTCGGACGGCGTGATCGCGTGTGTCTCAGCGGACGGCCTGGCGCGGGAGATCCTCACGGCGGTCACCGAGGGTACGATCGATCGGTGGCACGCCCGGTACCGGTCGGTGCAGGCGATGCTGGTGGAAGACGTGCAGCAGCTCGACGGGCGCGAGCGCGTGCAGCAGGAGCTGGCCACGCTCGCCGACGCCTTGCGTCGCGATGGCCGCCCGGTGGTGCTGTCGTGCGACCGGGAGGTGGCCGCGTTAGGCGCCGTCTCGCCACGCCTTCGCGCCGTCCTCGACTCCGGGGCCCGCGTCTTCACGGCGCCGGCGTCCCCGGCGGAGGCCGCGGGTCGGTTCACGCCGGTGCCTGAGGGGGACGAGGCGGCGGCCCCGAACATCGACGTGATCCCCGAGCCCGAGATGGTCGCATGGGCGGGCCGCTCCGAGACGGTGGGGACCGACGAAGGCGACCCCTGGTGGCGCGATCGCGAGAAGCTGGTCCTGCGATGGCCCGACCTCGGAGAGTGCCTGCTCGAGGAGTTGGCCTGA
- a CDS encoding DUF4388 domain-containing protein: MAIKGSLREASLPDVLQLLSMGRKTGCLSLAHKQAFGSIYFNQGRIAFASIVNRRDRLGDLLVTNGQLTREELDRAITVQGEAPERRLGEILIALDLISREELHQHIKRQIEEAVYHLFTWTQGTFSFEPDIHPDEQDFVVSINPESLLLEGARRVDEWSQIEKKVPGFDSIFSLDRAHLAASAVELTPEQDALVPLLDGTRDVQSLVERSGLEEFEVGKALFGLATAGFIHRVGKRQASEQVSVDARVAEHRNLGVAFYKSGMFDEATREFRRVLELRAEDDVSEFHLALCAMRDGRYADAVTQFRALVSRGPRRATAQANLSLALENLGRPHEAREAARAAYAQAPRHLGVVLQLAGLLLRNDEVTEARALLQGIRDARVRALPVTWYHLSALAAARTGALDEAIDLATQGLAAWPTAAPLANNLAVLLERAGRQREALAVIERALVDGPSLPQLHRNAGDLHHALGNDGEALESLARAVRLDPDLGPATWHQLGTLRSARGEREDAARCWQRARTLDPQRLSGSVPAVTARG, encoded by the coding sequence ATGGCGATCAAGGGCTCCCTCCGCGAGGCGTCGTTACCGGATGTCCTCCAGCTCCTCAGCATGGGTCGAAAGACCGGATGCCTGTCGCTGGCGCACAAGCAGGCCTTTGGCTCGATCTACTTCAACCAGGGACGCATCGCGTTCGCCTCGATCGTCAACCGTCGCGATCGCCTCGGCGACCTGCTGGTGACGAATGGGCAGCTCACGCGCGAGGAACTGGACCGGGCGATCACGGTGCAGGGGGAAGCACCGGAGCGCCGCCTCGGGGAAATCCTCATCGCCCTGGACCTGATCAGTCGTGAGGAGTTGCACCAGCACATCAAGCGACAAATCGAGGAAGCGGTCTACCACCTCTTCACCTGGACGCAGGGCACCTTTTCGTTCGAGCCCGACATCCATCCGGACGAGCAGGACTTCGTGGTCTCGATCAACCCGGAGTCGCTCCTGCTCGAAGGGGCGCGGCGGGTGGATGAATGGAGCCAGATCGAGAAGAAGGTCCCCGGGTTCGACTCGATCTTTTCGCTCGATCGGGCCCACCTCGCCGCGAGCGCCGTCGAACTCACGCCGGAACAGGATGCCCTCGTGCCCCTGCTGGACGGGACGCGCGATGTGCAGTCGCTGGTGGAGCGCTCGGGGCTCGAGGAGTTCGAGGTCGGCAAGGCGTTGTTTGGTCTCGCCACCGCAGGCTTCATTCACCGGGTGGGCAAGCGTCAGGCCTCGGAACAGGTAAGCGTGGACGCGCGCGTCGCTGAACACCGCAACCTGGGCGTGGCATTCTACAAGAGTGGCATGTTCGACGAAGCCACGCGGGAGTTTCGCCGGGTGTTGGAGCTGCGCGCCGAGGACGACGTGAGCGAGTTTCACCTCGCCTTGTGCGCGATGCGCGATGGCCGGTACGCCGATGCCGTGACCCAGTTTCGCGCCCTGGTGTCGCGAGGCCCGCGACGCGCCACCGCGCAGGCGAACCTCTCCCTCGCCCTGGAGAACCTCGGCCGACCGCATGAGGCGCGTGAGGCCGCGCGCGCCGCGTACGCCCAGGCGCCGCGCCACCTTGGGGTCGTGTTGCAGCTGGCGGGGCTCCTCCTTCGCAACGACGAGGTGACGGAGGCGCGCGCGTTGCTGCAGGGGATCAGGGACGCACGCGTGCGAGCGCTCCCCGTCACCTGGTATCACTTGTCGGCGTTGGCCGCGGCGCGGACCGGAGCGCTGGACGAGGCCATCGACCTCGCGACCCAGGGACTGGCGGCGTGGCCGACGGCAGCGCCCCTCGCCAACAACCTCGCCGTGTTGCTGGAGCGCGCCGGGCGACAACGCGAGGCGCTGGCCGTCATCGAGCGAGCCCTTGTGGATGGTCCCTCGCTTCCACAACTGCACCGCAATGCGGGCGACCTGCATCATGCGTTGGGGAACGACGGGGAAGCGCTCGAGTCCCTGGCGCGCGCGGTTCGCCTCGATCCGGATCTCGGTCCGGCGACGTGGCATCAATTGGGTACGCTGCGCTCGGCCCGTGGCGAGCGCGAGGACGCGGCGCGCTGTTGGCAGCGGGCGCGGACCCTCGATCCGCAACGGTTGTCCGGGTCTGTCCCCGCGGTCACCGCACGCGGCTGA
- a CDS encoding chemotaxis protein CheD has product MADALGLHVPVAGVAVASGEQVLSAVGLGSCVAVMVHDPVHGVAGMAHVLLPDTALTRDTSRPGKCANTAVPHLVAQMQAAGAGAGLVARIAGGAAMFAALAPGGVNMGERNADAVRAALATAGIPVVGEDVGGEHGRSVYFHAPSGRVDVVSLRLGRRVI; this is encoded by the coding sequence ATGGCCGATGCTCTCGGTCTGCACGTCCCGGTCGCGGGGGTGGCCGTGGCGTCCGGCGAGCAGGTGCTCTCCGCCGTTGGACTTGGCAGCTGCGTCGCCGTCATGGTGCATGACCCGGTTCACGGGGTCGCCGGGATGGCACACGTCCTGTTGCCCGACACCGCATTGACCCGTGACACGAGCCGACCCGGCAAGTGTGCGAATACCGCGGTGCCGCACCTCGTCGCGCAAATGCAGGCGGCCGGGGCCGGGGCGGGGCTCGTCGCCCGGATTGCGGGGGGGGCAGCCATGTTCGCCGCACTCGCTCCCGGCGGTGTGAACATGGGAGAGCGCAACGCCGACGCCGTACGCGCGGCGCTGGCGACCGCCGGCATTCCCGTCGTCGGCGAGGATGTCGGTGGCGAGCACGGGCGGAGCGTGTATTTCCATGCGCCCTCGGGACGCGTGGACGTCGTGTCCCTTCGCCTCGGCCGCCGTGTCATCTGA
- a CDS encoding response regulator: protein MSSDRPRVLVVDDSALIRRLVADIIAESGDFDVVGEASSGEEAITACLALDPAVVTLDIEMPGLSGLETLGYLMSESPRPVVIVSGGITRRGEDLVVQALELGAVDFVRKPSVGTTLDVDTLRTRVLQALRAATHGHLEPPKVVPRRPWRRGTAPRVREARDREVPASRLLVIATSTGGPKALTELCSTLALPDGTAGVIVQHMPAGFTHTLARRLDEVAEGRVTECTEGCPLFAGEWSVLAGGAQWVVTRVNGMTRLRRAPEIGGPIRPAADPLLTSAVGAFGAQVDAVILTGMGRDGAHGARLVREAGGRVLVQSPESAAIGGMPQAALDVAGADWCGPLDRLAAAISTMCAGSPQSSRRA, encoded by the coding sequence GTGTCATCTGACCGCCCCCGAGTCCTTGTCGTTGACGATTCGGCGCTGATCCGCCGCTTGGTAGCGGACATCATCGCGGAGAGCGGCGACTTTGACGTGGTGGGCGAGGCATCAAGCGGAGAAGAGGCCATCACCGCCTGCCTCGCCCTCGATCCTGCCGTGGTGACCCTGGACATCGAGATGCCTGGATTGAGCGGACTCGAGACCCTGGGGTACCTCATGAGCGAGTCTCCACGGCCGGTGGTGATTGTGAGCGGCGGGATCACACGGCGAGGGGAGGACCTCGTGGTCCAGGCGCTGGAGCTGGGCGCCGTGGATTTCGTTCGCAAGCCTTCGGTAGGTACCACGCTGGACGTGGACACGCTGCGCACTCGGGTGTTGCAGGCGCTGCGCGCCGCGACCCACGGCCATCTCGAACCGCCAAAGGTCGTGCCCCGGCGACCGTGGCGGCGCGGCACCGCTCCCCGCGTTCGGGAGGCGAGGGACCGCGAGGTTCCGGCGTCGCGATTGTTAGTCATCGCGACGTCTACCGGTGGCCCCAAGGCCCTCACTGAACTCTGTTCGACGTTGGCCCTGCCGGACGGGACGGCCGGTGTGATCGTCCAGCACATGCCGGCCGGCTTCACGCACACCCTCGCCCGGCGACTCGACGAGGTCGCCGAAGGTCGTGTGACGGAGTGTACGGAAGGATGCCCGTTGTTCGCCGGCGAGTGGTCGGTCCTCGCCGGCGGAGCGCAGTGGGTCGTCACCCGGGTGAACGGGATGACGCGGTTGCGCCGTGCGCCGGAGATTGGCGGGCCGATTCGCCCGGCGGCGGACCCCTTGCTCACGAGCGCCGTCGGCGCGTTTGGGGCCCAGGTGGACGCGGTCATCCTTACCGGGATGGGACGTGACGGAGCGCACGGTGCGCGTCTCGTGCGCGAGGCAGGTGGACGTGTGCTCGTGCAGTCGCCGGAGTCGGCGGCAATCGGGGGAATGCCGCAGGCCGCCCTGGACGTCGCCGGGGCCGATTGGTGTGGTCCGCTGGACCGCTTGGCGGCGGCCATTTCGACCATGTGCGCGGGCTCACCCCAATCGTCACGACGCGCGTGA
- a CDS encoding chemotaxis protein CheW, producing MLTPVRVPITPNESHPVRFRDRVRARTGRGELFVFVVGDERFALDVRAVEEVLEAPEIQPIPGSAPSVAGAARYAGQVMAVVSAGPLLGVEGGHPRTVLVLRRGADRLGLLVDDVDDVSEIELLELSNPPYEADEFLLAVHWDGAALTCVLDARAVVAAAAAAVRGTR from the coding sequence ATGTTGACTCCGGTTCGCGTTCCCATCACACCTAACGAGTCCCATCCGGTCCGATTTCGCGATCGGGTCCGCGCCCGCACGGGGCGCGGTGAGTTGTTCGTGTTCGTGGTGGGTGACGAGCGATTTGCGCTCGACGTGCGGGCGGTCGAGGAGGTGTTGGAGGCGCCGGAAATCCAGCCCATTCCCGGCAGCGCGCCATCCGTGGCCGGCGCCGCGCGATATGCGGGACAGGTCATGGCGGTGGTATCGGCCGGGCCGTTGCTCGGTGTGGAAGGCGGACATCCCCGCACCGTGCTCGTCCTGCGTCGCGGTGCCGATCGCCTGGGACTCCTCGTGGACGATGTCGACGACGTGTCCGAGATCGAGCTGCTGGAGTTGAGCAATCCGCCATATGAGGCAGACGAGTTCCTGCTGGCCGTGCACTGGGATGGGGCGGCCCTCACCTGCGTCCTGGACGCGCGGGCCGTGGTGGCGGCGGCTGCGGCGGCTGTCCGAGGCACGCGCTGA
- a CDS encoding purine-binding chemotaxis protein CheW, whose translation MLDQAPARVVVFRVAGQFYAIDVMVIERVIRHLVPRPIPMGSDEFTGVIDVEGRLVPVVDLRDRFGGDQTPRADTARVLLVRESSGLMGFVVDQVLEVRSVEATDVEPAPAALHRGEGSLVFLGTLRRSGDVVLLVDAAALLAATRTPAASVS comes from the coding sequence ATGCTCGACCAGGCACCGGCCCGCGTCGTCGTCTTCCGCGTCGCCGGGCAGTTTTATGCCATCGACGTGATGGTGATCGAACGGGTCATTCGCCATCTCGTGCCGCGCCCGATCCCGATGGGATCCGACGAGTTCACGGGGGTCATCGACGTTGAGGGTCGTCTGGTGCCGGTGGTGGATCTGCGAGACCGTTTCGGTGGTGACCAGACCCCGCGCGCGGACACCGCCCGGGTGCTCCTCGTTCGCGAGTCGAGTGGACTGATGGGGTTCGTGGTCGATCAGGTGTTGGAGGTCCGGAGCGTGGAGGCGACGGATGTCGAACCTGCGCCGGCAGCCCTGCATCGCGGGGAGGGTTCCCTCGTATTTCTGGGCACCCTCCGACGATCCGGGGACGTGGTCCTCCTGGTGGATGCCGCCGCGCTGTTGGCGGCGACGCGCACGCCGGCCGCATCGGTTTCATGA
- a CDS encoding tetratricopeptide repeat protein, producing the protein MTARVVAAEARLEEYQALEAALQAPDALARRDGLKADIIALYRAIDRDVHTLEAIKGQVKELVQVWKRLEDGGDAGAPMATAPMPTPSREDHLNASTYIEKGWSLISLGDHTGAEAALSRALELAPNDPQALSLMGWTLMLREQYDEALLHFQRVLLKEPGNSLARINVGYICLKKRIFGEAIEHLSKAIRLDNDKKATLYAHYYLGLLYLEREMYEDAVGFFRKSLKLGPNLVEAWHELGRALWFGGDRDGARSAWRDGAATNKFNPWAKRCAEVLSRVDAGGEPPR; encoded by the coding sequence ATGACGGCGCGTGTGGTGGCCGCGGAGGCTCGCCTGGAGGAATATCAGGCGTTGGAGGCCGCCCTTCAGGCGCCGGACGCGCTTGCACGTCGCGACGGATTGAAGGCCGACATCATCGCCTTGTATCGCGCGATAGACCGGGATGTGCACACCCTGGAGGCGATCAAGGGGCAGGTCAAGGAGTTGGTGCAGGTGTGGAAGCGGCTGGAGGACGGCGGTGATGCGGGCGCCCCCATGGCGACGGCGCCCATGCCGACCCCGAGTCGCGAGGACCACCTCAACGCGTCGACCTACATCGAGAAAGGCTGGAGCCTCATCTCGCTGGGCGATCACACGGGCGCCGAAGCGGCGCTGTCGCGCGCGTTGGAGCTGGCGCCAAATGATCCGCAGGCCCTTTCCCTGATGGGTTGGACGCTCATGTTGCGCGAGCAATATGACGAGGCGCTGCTGCACTTCCAGCGGGTCCTGTTGAAGGAGCCGGGGAACTCACTCGCACGCATCAACGTGGGCTACATCTGCCTGAAGAAGCGCATCTTCGGGGAGGCCATCGAGCACCTGTCCAAGGCGATCCGCCTCGACAACGACAAGAAGGCCACGCTCTACGCGCACTACTACCTGGGGCTGCTCTACCTCGAGCGCGAGATGTACGAGGACGCGGTGGGGTTCTTCCGCAAAAGTCTCAAACTTGGACCGAACCTGGTGGAGGCCTGGCACGAGCTGGGTCGTGCGCTATGGTTCGGGGGTGACCGGGACGGAGCGCGGTCCGCGTGGCGGGACGGAGCAGCAACGAACAAGTTCAATCCATGGGCCAAGCGTTGCGCCGAGGTCTTGTCGCGTGTCGACGCTGGGGGCGAGCCGCCGCGATAG
- a CDS encoding tetratricopeptide repeat protein: MKARQLAATSSRVLAGLVLLGAANVLPAQQQQLQRGQTPGPRFMVPVFRSNERNMGWQFADQLRERMGGDFMGRTLWVIVKSDIDNALEQSGYSKTEPLNPNDSKQLANLIRAEEYVEGTINKTDAGYEFEGFYQLVRGDGMVQPLPKVSGPKLGDVAKLVSNAIDAARKPVDEVKSCVLKWRQNQYPGALADAAKGLKDYPNSVMARVCRLELANSQKWGADSIMAIGEEIVKLHPDNRRALLLLSAAYDEKKLDEKYIGTLTKLLASDPTNVRLIEITVEAIARTGQFAVAKPIIDEAVKQNPGDPNLIRLQYRVYIAIKDYAQAAAIGEEMIKTDTAAADTGFFQRQIGAYQAANDTAKALEAASRGAAKYPSNETFWQLIAQFARQTGQMPVALNAYQKLLAINPKTPAVNLQIARILSEQGETDKALESVKAAQEAGDDKTATSGIATSIADKIRKQFEADKNKETGLRAIEILKLAESIQPSEAIYFLMGYVQFQIGSAVLQEANTAKSCDGSKEAKNYIVDAEINLPKGGRQFAEQLAQILPSLQQLSAYPDQMIKAYCK, translated from the coding sequence GTGAAGGCACGGCAGCTTGCGGCAACGTCGTCGAGGGTCCTGGCAGGGCTGGTCCTGCTCGGCGCGGCGAACGTTCTTCCCGCCCAGCAACAGCAGCTTCAGCGCGGCCAGACGCCGGGCCCCCGGTTCATGGTGCCGGTGTTCCGCAGCAACGAGCGCAACATGGGATGGCAGTTCGCGGACCAGCTTCGCGAGCGCATGGGTGGCGACTTCATGGGCCGGACGCTCTGGGTCATCGTCAAGAGCGACATCGACAATGCCCTTGAGCAGTCCGGGTACTCCAAGACCGAGCCACTCAATCCGAACGACTCCAAGCAGCTGGCCAACCTGATCCGTGCCGAGGAGTACGTCGAGGGCACAATCAACAAGACCGACGCCGGGTACGAGTTCGAGGGCTTCTACCAGCTCGTCCGCGGTGACGGGATGGTGCAGCCGCTCCCGAAGGTCTCCGGGCCCAAGCTCGGCGACGTCGCCAAGCTCGTGTCCAACGCCATCGACGCTGCTCGCAAGCCGGTAGATGAGGTCAAGAGCTGTGTCCTCAAGTGGCGTCAGAATCAGTATCCTGGCGCCCTGGCCGATGCGGCGAAGGGGCTCAAGGACTACCCCAACTCCGTCATGGCGCGGGTCTGCCGACTGGAGCTCGCCAATTCCCAGAAGTGGGGCGCCGACTCCATCATGGCGATCGGTGAGGAAATCGTGAAGCTCCACCCGGACAACCGCCGGGCTCTGCTCCTGCTCTCCGCGGCGTACGACGAGAAGAAGCTGGACGAGAAGTACATCGGGACGCTGACCAAGCTCTTGGCCTCGGACCCGACGAACGTGCGCCTCATCGAGATCACCGTCGAGGCGATCGCGCGCACCGGGCAGTTTGCCGTGGCGAAGCCGATCATCGACGAAGCGGTCAAGCAGAACCCGGGCGACCCCAACCTCATTCGCCTGCAGTACCGCGTCTACATCGCCATCAAGGATTACGCCCAGGCGGCGGCGATCGGCGAAGAGATGATCAAGACCGACACGGCAGCGGCCGACACCGGCTTCTTCCAGCGGCAGATCGGTGCGTACCAGGCAGCGAACGACACGGCGAAGGCCCTCGAGGCCGCCTCGCGTGGCGCGGCGAAGTACCCGAGCAACGAGACCTTCTGGCAACTTATCGCCCAGTTCGCTCGCCAGACCGGTCAGATGCCCGTCGCGTTGAACGCGTACCAGAAGCTCCTCGCGATCAACCCGAAGACGCCGGCGGTCAATCTGCAGATCGCTCGCATCCTGAGCGAGCAAGGCGAAACCGACAAGGCGCTCGAATCCGTCAAGGCGGCGCAGGAAGCCGGCGACGACAAGACGGCCACCTCGGGCATCGCCACCTCGATCGCCGACAAGATCCGCAAGCAGTTCGAAGCCGATAAGAACAAGGAGACCGGGCTCAGGGCCATCGAGATCCTCAAGTTGGCGGAGTCCATCCAGCCCTCCGAGGCCATCTACTTCCTGATGGGCTACGTCCAGTTCCAGATCGGCTCGGCGGTGCTACAGGAGGCCAACACCGCCAAGAGCTGCGATGGATCGAAGGAAGCAAAGAACTACATCGTTGATGCCGAGATCAACCTCCCGAAGGGTGGGCGGCAGTTCGCCGAGCAGCTCGCTCAGATCCTCCCGTCGCTCCAGCAGTTGAGCGCGTATCCGGACCAGATGATCAAGGCGTACTGCAAGTAG
- the rsmH gene encoding 16S rRNA (cytosine(1402)-N(4))-methyltransferase RsmH: MTWETTYHAPVLAREVLELLGNATHVLDGTLGGGGHTAALLSQGVRVTAIDRDPDAIASATARLGSNLDCHLGNYADLDLIPALDGVAFDGILLDLGVSSHQLDAEERGFTFRRGAPLDMRMSPGADESAADFLNNADERAIEDALRRFADEPRARRLAREIVRRRDSAPFRVSDDLVGAIRAVLGPTAGPNDFARIFQGIRIAINNELDGLEEALPSLRDRLTPGGRFLVITYHSGEDRIVKRAFAEWSRACTCPPRHPICTCGGVALGGLAMRKAITASDGEVAANPRARSARLRAWQRAA; this comes from the coding sequence ATGACCTGGGAGACGACCTACCATGCGCCGGTCCTCGCGCGAGAGGTCCTGGAACTGTTGGGCAACGCGACGCACGTCCTCGATGGCACATTGGGCGGGGGAGGGCACACCGCGGCCCTCCTCTCTCAAGGAGTCCGGGTGACGGCGATCGACCGCGATCCGGACGCCATCGCGTCCGCCACCGCCCGACTCGGCTCCAACCTGGATTGTCATCTCGGCAACTACGCCGATCTCGACCTGATTCCCGCACTCGACGGGGTAGCGTTCGACGGGATCCTCCTCGACCTCGGCGTCTCTTCGCACCAGCTGGACGCCGAGGAGCGCGGCTTCACTTTTCGCCGTGGCGCGCCGCTCGACATGCGGATGTCCCCAGGGGCCGACGAGTCGGCGGCAGACTTCCTCAACAACGCGGACGAACGAGCGATCGAGGATGCGTTGCGACGTTTTGCCGACGAACCCAGAGCGCGTCGACTTGCCCGGGAAATCGTCCGCCGTCGCGACAGCGCCCCCTTCCGAGTGAGCGACGATCTCGTTGGGGCCATCCGGGCGGTCCTCGGCCCCACGGCCGGGCCGAACGACTTCGCTCGGATCTTCCAGGGAATACGGATCGCGATCAACAACGAACTGGACGGCCTGGAAGAGGCCCTCCCCAGCTTGAGAGATCGGCTGACCCCCGGTGGACGGTTCCTGGTCATCACCTATCACTCGGGCGAGGATCGGATCGTGAAGCGCGCGTTCGCCGAGTGGAGTCGAGCGTGCACCTGTCCGCCGCGGCACCCCATCTGTACTTGCGGCGGGGTGGCGCTCGGCGGTCTGGCGATGCGCAAGGCGATCACCGCGTCCGATGGCGAGGTCGCCGCGAACCCTCGTGCGCGCAGTGCGCGACTCCGGGCATGGCAGCGCGCCGCGTAG